Genomic window (Pectinophora gossypiella chromosome 5, ilPecGoss1.1, whole genome shotgun sequence):
CGCTGTTCGGAAACCATCTGCCCAACCAACTCGGACAGAAGAGCATCACTGAAATAAGTGTGGAGTACTACAATAAATTCCCTGGAGAAAAAGTTGTAGGTTACTACAGAGGGACGACCCCAGAACTTATCGTGAAAGATCTAGATATCACAAGGAAAATCTTAACAGTAGATTTCCCATACTTCTACAAACGTGGTATCGGTCGCTACCCAGAGGTCGAACCGATATTTGGGAACCTGTTTCACGCAGAAGGAGACAGATGGAAGCTGCTGCGCCAGCGGCTGACCCCCGCGTTCACGACGGCCAAGCTGCGCGCCATGTTCCCGCTGGTGGTGCGCTGTGCTGAGAGACTTCAGGATGTAGTGACGGAGCTGGCTGGCCGCGGGGCCACGTACGACGCACGCGAGCTGATGGCGAGGTTCACCACCGAGTTCATCGGCGCCTGCGGCTTTGGCATCGAAATGGACACCATCAATAACGAACGCTCCAGCTTCAGAGACCTTGGCAAAAGAATTTTCAACCGTCAActaagaaataaaattttaatgccGTTTTGGGAAATATTCCCTGAAATAAGACATATTTTGAGAGTCGAAAACGATGACATTGAAAAAACCGTGACTCTTATCTTGGAACAGATTCGGAGGCAGAGGAATTACCAACCCATTGGGCGCCACGACTTTATTGACTTGTTGCTGGAATTAGAAAAGAAAGGTAAAATTATCGGAGAATCAATTGAAAAGGTCCATAAAGATGGAACTCCAGAGCAGGTTGAGATGGAAATGGACATTGAGTGTCAAATGGCTCAGTTATTTGTGTTCTTTGCCGCTGGTTTTGAGACCTCTTCCTCCGCTACCAGCTACACCCTTCACGTGCTCGCATTCAATCAGGAGACGCAGCGGAGAATTCAAGAAGAGATCGACACTGTTATGCAAAAATATGACAATAAGCTTTCTTACGACGCCATAGCCGAGATGAATCTGTTAGACATGGCATTTAGAGAGGCTATGAGAATGTTCCCGTCTCTTGGcgtattaaatagaatttgcaCGAGAAAATACGAGATCCCAGAACTC
Coding sequences:
- the LOC126366605 gene encoding cytochrome P450 6B6-like — protein: MIIILLVVIFIVAFYFYSVKNHDYWAKKNVKHVPPVPLFGNHLPNQLGQKSITEISVEYYNKFPGEKVVGYYRGTTPELIVKDLDITRKILTVDFPYFYKRGIGRYPEVEPIFGNLFHAEGDRWKLLRQRLTPAFTTAKLRAMFPLVVRCAERLQDVVTELAGRGATYDARELMARFTTEFIGACGFGIEMDTINNERSSFRDLGKRIFNRQLRNKILMPFWEIFPEIRHILRVENDDIEKTVTLILEQIRRQRNYQPIGRHDFIDLLLELEKKGKIIGESIEKVHKDGTPEQVEMEMDIECQMAQLFVFFAAGFETSSSATSYTLHVLAFNQETQRRIQEEIDTVMQKYDNKLSYDAIAEMNLLDMAFREAMRMFPSLGVLNRICTRKYEIPELGITIDPGVRVLIPVQAIHMDEKYYDNPTEFRPERFTPEAMKDRHNFAYLAFGEGPRACIGTRLGHMQSLAGLAALLHKFNIEPAEDSQLKIKVNPYSNVVQSIAKGLPLNFRPRKLHTQ